Proteins encoded together in one Maledivibacter sp. window:
- a CDS encoding 5'-methylthioadenosine/adenosylhomocysteine nucleosidase, which translates to MARIGIIGAMDEEIEILKELMEIKENNNIAGMNFYVGKLKNKEVVLVRSGIGKVNAAVCTQILASNYKVSHIINTGVAGAVHEDLDVGDIVISSDVIEHDFDATGFGYKLGEIPRMDTYIFDASKELIDITYEASRSETIKHKTMIGRILSGDIFVASSDKKEFLWNSFKGYCTEMEGAAIGHTSYLNNIPFVIIRAISDKADGTAHTNFNEFVLEAAKNSSNIVKNIIEHI; encoded by the coding sequence ATGGCTAGAATAGGTATAATTGGAGCTATGGATGAAGAAATTGAGATATTAAAAGAACTTATGGAGATTAAGGAAAATAATAATATCGCAGGTATGAATTTTTATGTTGGTAAGTTGAAAAATAAAGAGGTTGTACTAGTGCGATCAGGCATTGGAAAGGTTAATGCAGCTGTATGCACACAAATTTTAGCCAGCAATTATAAAGTAAGCCATATAATAAATACAGGGGTGGCAGGTGCAGTCCATGAAGATTTAGATGTGGGAGATATAGTTATATCTTCAGATGTCATTGAACATGACTTTGATGCTACGGGTTTTGGATATAAATTAGGTGAGATTCCTAGGATGGATACATATATATTTGATGCTAGCAAAGAGCTTATTGATATTACCTATGAGGCAAGTAGGAGTGAAACTATAAAGCATAAAACAATGATAGGTAGAATTTTATCCGGGGATATATTTGTAGCTTCTTCAGATAAGAAAGAATTTTTATGGAATAGCTTCAAAGGCTACTGTACGGAAATGGAAGGTGCTGCAATAGGACATACAAGCTATTTAAATAACATTCCCTTTGTTATAATAAGGGCCATATCCGATAAAGCCGATGGAACAGCACATACTAACTTTAATGAGTTTGTACTTGAAGCAGCCAAAAATTCAAGTAATATAGTAAAAAATATTATTGAACATATTTAA
- a CDS encoding TraR/DksA C4-type zinc finger protein: MDKEHLRYFKKRLLEDKKEVLRAIDQEEENGLHSSLQDYYSELSVYDNHPADIASETFEMEMQFNLEENEKRHLKEIDDAIEKIDNGTYGVCDSCGNSIEIERLDVIPYTAICAKCSDNKSSMALVEKMNTRPVEEEELNYPFGRTFKDNSRFNGFDGEDAWQAVARFNKTDEKKMALDWYDNNMYDPNISGKVEAVDDISSDYYKKQIQDDKKD; this comes from the coding sequence ATGGATAAGGAGCATTTAAGGTATTTTAAAAAGAGACTGTTAGAGGATAAAAAGGAAGTGCTAAGGGCCATTGACCAAGAGGAGGAAAATGGTTTGCATAGTTCCCTACAGGATTATTACAGCGAATTATCTGTTTATGATAATCATCCAGCTGATATAGCCAGTGAAACCTTTGAAATGGAAATGCAATTTAACCTAGAAGAAAACGAGAAAAGACATTTGAAGGAAATAGACGATGCCATTGAGAAAATTGATAATGGCACATATGGTGTTTGTGATTCATGTGGTAATTCCATTGAAATAGAAAGGCTAGATGTTATACCATATACTGCAATATGTGCAAAGTGCAGTGATAATAAGTCATCGATGGCTTTAGTAGAAAAAATGAATACTAGACCTGTAGAGGAGGAGGAACTCAATTATCCCTTTGGAAGAACCTTTAAAGATAATTCTAGGTTTAATGGTTTTGATGGAGAGGATGCTTGGCAAGCAGTAGCTAGATTTAATAAGACCGATGAGAAAAAAATGGCTCTGGATTGGTATGATAATAATATGTATGATCCAAATATCTCTGGAAAAGTAGAAGCCGTAGATGATATAAGCTCTGATTATTATAAAAAACAAATTCAAGATGATAAAAAAGATTAA
- the pyrR gene encoding bifunctional pyr operon transcriptional regulator/uracil phosphoribosyltransferase PyrR — MKFKAKIMDEKAINRSITRLSHEIIEKNKGIEDVVLIGIHTRGVPLAKRLASKIKQIEDAEVLVASLDITLYRDDLSKIDDNPVVNRCQIDIDINNKNVVLVDDVIFTGRTVRAAMDALIDMGRPKTIQLAVLVDRGHRELPIRPDFIGKNVPTSKKEIISVHLDEVDKDNEVEIYEK; from the coding sequence ATGAAATTCAAAGCAAAAATCATGGATGAAAAAGCAATAAATAGGTCAATAACAAGATTATCCCATGAAATAATTGAAAAAAATAAGGGTATAGAAGACGTAGTTTTGATTGGAATACATACTAGAGGAGTTCCATTAGCCAAAAGACTTGCTTCTAAAATAAAACAAATAGAGGATGCTGAGGTCTTAGTGGCTTCACTGGATATAACCTTATATAGAGATGATCTGTCTAAAATCGATGACAATCCTGTAGTTAATAGGTGTCAGATAGACATTGATATAAATAATAAAAATGTTGTACTAGTAGATGATGTGATTTTCACTGGTAGAACAGTTAGAGCCGCCATGGATGCTTTAATAGATATGGGAAGACCCAAGACTATTCAGTTGGCTGTTTTAGTGGATAGAGGCCATAGAGAGCTTCCCATAAGACCAGATTTTATTGGTAAAAATGTTCCTACTTCAAAAAAAGAGATTATAAGTGTACACCTTGATGAAGTGGATAAGGATAATGAAGTGGAAATATATGAAAAGTAA
- a CDS encoding YggS family pyridoxal phosphate-dependent enzyme yields MEVIDNNINHVLDNIKQACEKSNRNPNEVKLIAVTKTIDAERINEALKTGIDAIGENKVQEIMEKYEKIDRDPQWHLIGHLQTNKVKYIIDKVHLIHSLDSLRLAQELDKRAKNIDRIMDVLIQVNVANDDAKFGIKCNEINEFIRAMASFENIRVQGLMSIVPYASNTEEVRPYFRKMKETFDSLKNSEYDNINMNYLSMGMTNDYVVAIEEGSNMVRVGTGIFGERDYTRK; encoded by the coding sequence ATGGAAGTGATTGACAATAACATTAATCATGTTCTAGATAATATAAAGCAGGCATGTGAAAAGTCTAATAGAAATCCTAATGAAGTAAAGCTTATAGCGGTGACTAAAACCATAGATGCTGAAAGAATTAATGAAGCATTAAAAACCGGTATAGATGCAATAGGGGAGAATAAGGTGCAAGAGATAATGGAAAAATATGAAAAAATAGACCGTGATCCCCAGTGGCATCTTATAGGACACCTTCAAACAAATAAAGTGAAGTATATTATAGATAAAGTCCATTTAATACATTCGTTGGATAGTTTACGTTTAGCCCAGGAGCTTGATAAAAGAGCAAAGAATATTGATAGAATTATGGATGTGTTGATTCAAGTTAATGTGGCCAATGATGATGCAAAGTTTGGAATAAAATGTAACGAAATAAATGAGTTTATTAGGGCAATGGCATCGTTTGAGAATATAAGGGTTCAAGGGCTGATGTCCATTGTACCATATGCTAGTAATACTGAAGAGGTTAGACCATATTTTAGAAAAATGAAAGAAACCTTTGATAGTCTAAAAAATTCGGAATATGATAATATTAATATGAATTATTTATCTATGGGGATGACTAATGACTATGTTGTGGCAATAGAAGAAGGCTCAAATATGGTTAGAGTTGGGACAGGCATATTTGGTGAAAGAGATTATACTAGAAAATAG
- a CDS encoding cell division protein SepF, producing the protein MSGKFFDKVKFFMGLDEYDEEEMADDDIQEPVHSAISASQPVKQKIVSIHTSQQMKVVIYEPIDFEEAPDIVDNLKNRKPVIINLEKLDQELAKKIFDFLNGAIYALDGQIQKVSKGIFILAPNNIDVSGNFREELSNKGIFPWNK; encoded by the coding sequence ATGTCAGGGAAATTTTTCGATAAAGTAAAGTTCTTTATGGGATTAGATGAATATGATGAAGAAGAGATGGCAGATGATGATATACAAGAACCGGTACATAGTGCAATTAGTGCAAGTCAACCAGTTAAACAAAAAATAGTTAGTATACATACAAGCCAGCAAATGAAGGTAGTAATCTATGAACCCATAGATTTTGAAGAAGCTCCGGATATTGTGGATAACTTAAAAAATCGAAAGCCTGTAATAATTAATCTGGAAAAATTAGATCAAGAATTGGCTAAAAAGATATTTGATTTTTTAAATGGTGCTATTTATGCGTTAGATGGTCAGATTCAGAAAGTTTCAAAGGGTATATTTATATTGGCTCCAAACAATATAGATGTTTCAGGTAATTTTAGAGAGGAACTTAGTAATAAAGGTATTTTTCCATGGAATAAATAG
- a CDS encoding YlmH/Sll1252 family protein encodes MDRKDIVARYSLNDKYEIELFKALDKIEISVKKNIFKYTDFLDPYLASICNEILRTEFGYVNFKITGGYEDAERKIIILYPDYHYELEDYTPMKVIRIDKIPKGSSFDHRQVLGSVLGLGLKREKIGDIIINDNNIQIIVSEEIASYVQMNMNQIGRYKVDTSIDEIQGIVPKENSFMTITDTVKSLRLDSVSSAGFKISRSKTLTDIKKEKLKVNFLPVVSPSYNVKEGDLISYRGKGRIILDKVLGKTKKDRYKISIKKFM; translated from the coding sequence TTGGACAGAAAAGATATTGTGGCTAGATATTCCCTAAATGATAAGTATGAAATTGAACTTTTTAAAGCTCTTGATAAAATTGAAATATCTGTAAAAAAGAATATATTTAAATACACGGATTTCTTAGATCCCTATTTAGCATCTATATGCAATGAAATTTTAAGAACGGAATTTGGCTATGTAAATTTTAAGATTACTGGCGGTTATGAAGATGCTGAGAGAAAAATTATAATTTTGTATCCAGATTATCATTATGAATTAGAAGATTATACCCCTATGAAGGTTATTAGAATTGATAAAATTCCTAAAGGAAGCAGCTTTGATCATAGACAAGTGCTAGGGTCTGTATTAGGTTTAGGATTAAAAAGAGAAAAAATAGGAGATATTATAATTAATGATAATAATATACAAATAATAGTATCAGAGGAAATTGCTAGCTATGTTCAGATGAATATGAATCAAATTGGTAGATATAAAGTAGATACTAGTATTGATGAAATACAAGGCATTGTGCCTAAGGAAAATAGTTTCATGACAATAACTGATACAGTTAAATCCCTAAGATTAGATTCTGTTTCTTCTGCGGGGTTTAAAATATCTAGATCTAAAACCTTGACAGATATAAAGAAGGAAAAGCTAAAGGTTAACTTTTTACCAGTTGTTTCACCTTCATATAACGTTAAAGAGGGTGACTTGATATCATATAGAGGAAAAGGAAGAATAATTCTAGATAAAGTTTTAGGAAAAACAAAAAAAGATAGATATAAAATATCCATTAAAAAATTCATGTAA
- a CDS encoding DivIVA domain-containing protein codes for MITPLDIQNKEFTKGLRGYKEVEVDEFLDNVIDSYEKVYNENAEMKERIRLLEEQIEKYNSLEKTLKDTLVVAQSTAEEVAINASKKAELIIKEAEDRGRKIIDGANNEVMDIRKEYEESKKEFQIFKTRFKTLLESQLDLVNNSFMNNKM; via the coding sequence ATGATAACGCCATTAGATATACAAAATAAAGAGTTTACCAAGGGATTAAGAGGATATAAGGAAGTAGAAGTAGACGAATTCTTAGATAATGTTATTGACAGTTATGAAAAAGTATATAATGAAAATGCAGAAATGAAAGAAAGAATTAGGCTGTTGGAAGAACAGATAGAAAAGTATAATAGCTTAGAAAAGACCTTGAAGGATACATTAGTAGTAGCTCAAAGTACAGCGGAAGAAGTAGCTATTAATGCAAGTAAAAAAGCTGAATTGATCATTAAAGAAGCTGAAGACAGAGGTAGAAAAATTATTGATGGTGCAAATAATGAAGTAATGGATATAAGAAAGGAATATGAAGAATCAAAAAAAGAATTTCAAATATTTAAGACTAGGTTTAAAACTTTACTTGAATCTCAACTGGATTTGGTTAACAACTCTTTTATGAATAATAAGATGTAG
- a CDS encoding NAD(P)H-dependent glycerol-3-phosphate dehydrogenase: MKEKIAVLGSGSWGTALSILLADKGHDINLWGRNHEHIESLRTSRENTKYLPDVKLPENINIHNDIVHCVNECSIIVLAVSSQGIRDVMEKIKGRVDGKQIFVNVSKGIENSTLLRISEIVSSYYPDNHYVAFSGPSHAEEVCKGIPTTIVSASKSRFAAEFVQDVFITPRLRVYTNPDVVGVELGGSLKNVIALGAGICDGLGYGDNAKAALMTRGIREIARLGQAMGADVSTFTGLTGIGDLIVTCTSMHSRNRRCGIQLGQGKSLEEAVSSIGMVVEGVYTTKAAYALSKEYNIEMPITNEIYKILYEGCSAKEAVSNLMLRSKTHEIEEVMEDFIDTW, from the coding sequence ATGAAAGAAAAAATAGCAGTCTTAGGGTCAGGCAGTTGGGGAACTGCATTATCAATTCTACTAGCTGATAAAGGTCATGATATTAATCTGTGGGGGAGAAATCATGAACACATTGAAAGCCTAAGAACTTCTAGAGAAAATACAAAATATTTACCCGATGTTAAGCTTCCTGAGAATATAAATATTCACAATGATATAGTACATTGCGTAAATGAATGCTCTATTATAGTTTTAGCTGTTTCATCACAAGGTATAAGGGATGTAATGGAAAAAATTAAGGGACGCGTTGATGGAAAGCAAATATTTGTTAATGTATCTAAAGGAATTGAAAATAGTACTCTACTAAGAATCTCAGAAATTGTTAGCAGTTATTATCCAGATAACCATTATGTCGCTTTTTCAGGGCCCTCACATGCAGAGGAAGTGTGTAAAGGGATACCTACAACAATAGTTTCAGCTTCGAAAAGTAGGTTTGCTGCGGAGTTTGTTCAAGATGTATTTATAACCCCTAGACTGAGGGTTTATACGAATCCAGATGTAGTTGGAGTGGAATTAGGAGGCTCTCTTAAAAATGTAATAGCATTAGGCGCAGGGATATGTGATGGGCTTGGATATGGAGACAATGCTAAGGCTGCCCTTATGACAAGGGGTATCAGAGAGATAGCTAGACTGGGGCAAGCAATGGGAGCAGACGTAAGTACCTTTACGGGATTAACAGGAATTGGAGATTTGATAGTTACTTGTACCAGTATGCATAGTAGAAATAGAAGGTGTGGAATACAGCTTGGACAAGGTAAGTCATTAGAAGAAGCTGTATCATCTATTGGTATGGTAGTAGAAGGGGTATACACTACAAAGGCTGCATATGCGTTATCCAAGGAGTATAATATTGAAATGCCAATAACAAATGAAATATACAAGATTCTATATGAAGGATGCTCAGCAAAAGAAGCTGTAAGCAATTTGATGCTTAGAAGTAAAACCCATGAAATAGAAGAGGTCATGGAGGATTTTATAGATACTTGGTAG
- the der gene encoding ribosome biogenesis GTPase Der has protein sequence MGKPVVAVVGRPNVGKSTFFNKIAGKRISIVEDKPGVTRDRIYADAEWLNNKFTLIDTGGIEPDSKDIIISQMKTQAEIAMDMAHVIVFMVDGRSGITNADEEIANILRRTNKPIVLVVNKVDSNKLPEDFYDFYTLGLGEPIPISSVNALNLGDLLDEIINKFPEDVDTDYEEDVIKVAVIGKPNVGKSSLINTILGENRVIVSDIAGTTRDAIDTPFEFNEDKYVFIDTAGIRRKSKVYENVEKYSVIRSLTAIERSDVCLILIDAVEGVTEQDKRIAGYAHEAGKAAIIVVNKWDLIEKNNYTYNDYSKKIRNELAYMTYAPILFISAKTKQRVDKVLEYIKYVSNQHSMRISTGALNDLISEAILLNQPPSDKGKRLKIYYGTQVGVKPPTFVLFVNDIELAHFSYIRYLENQVRQNYNFEGTPIVMQCKAKK, from the coding sequence ATGGGAAAACCTGTTGTTGCGGTGGTTGGTAGACCAAATGTTGGAAAATCGACATTTTTTAATAAGATCGCGGGAAAGAGAATATCTATAGTTGAAGATAAACCAGGTGTCACTAGGGACAGAATATATGCGGATGCGGAATGGCTTAATAACAAATTTACACTAATAGATACTGGAGGAATAGAGCCCGATTCAAAGGATATAATTATTTCTCAAATGAAAACACAGGCTGAAATTGCTATGGATATGGCACATGTCATAGTATTCATGGTAGATGGAAGATCAGGCATAACTAATGCCGATGAAGAAATAGCCAATATTCTTAGAAGAACAAATAAGCCCATTGTTCTCGTAGTAAATAAGGTTGACAGCAATAAGCTTCCAGAGGACTTTTATGATTTTTACACATTAGGTTTAGGTGAACCAATACCCATATCTTCAGTAAATGCTTTAAATCTTGGGGATCTTCTTGATGAAATAATAAATAAATTTCCAGAAGATGTTGATACGGACTACGAAGAAGATGTTATTAAGGTCGCAGTGATTGGGAAGCCAAATGTGGGAAAATCCTCTTTGATCAATACTATCTTGGGTGAAAATAGAGTTATAGTTAGTGATATTGCAGGAACAACAAGGGATGCAATCGATACTCCCTTTGAATTTAATGAGGATAAATATGTTTTTATAGATACTGCAGGGATTAGAAGAAAAAGTAAGGTATATGAGAATGTTGAAAAATATAGTGTTATTAGATCATTAACAGCTATTGAAAGAAGTGATGTTTGTCTAATTCTTATTGATGCTGTAGAAGGAGTAACAGAACAGGACAAAAGAATTGCTGGTTATGCCCACGAGGCAGGTAAGGCAGCAATAATTGTTGTTAATAAGTGGGATTTAATTGAAAAAAATAACTATACATATAATGATTATTCAAAAAAAATCCGTAATGAATTAGCATATATGACATATGCACCTATATTATTTATATCTGCAAAAACTAAGCAAAGAGTGGATAAGGTTTTGGAGTATATAAAATATGTATCAAATCAACATTCTATGAGAATATCTACTGGTGCGTTAAATGATTTGATTAGTGAGGCTATACTTTTAAATCAGCCTCCATCAGATAAGGGTAAGAGGTTAAAAATATACTATGGGACTCAGGTTGGTGTAAAACCGCCAACATTTGTTTTGTTTGTTAATGACATAGAATTAGCACATTTTTCATATATAAGATATTTAGAAAATCAAGTAAGACAAAATTATAACTTTGAGGGGACACCAATTGTAATGCAATGCAAGGCTAAAAAATAA
- the spoIVA gene encoding stage IV sporulation protein A produces MERFDIYKDISERTQGDIYIGVVGPVRTGKSTFIKRFMDLLVIPNIENVYRKERTKDELPQSGTGKTIMTTEPKFVPNEAIEILLKDNAKFKVRMIDCVGYLVKGALGHQEEGLPRMVMTPWFENEIPFEEAAEIGTKKVITDHSTIGLMVTTDGSITDIDRDNYIESEERVVKELKELKKPFVILLNSIDPSSNEAVKLKAELEEKHNVPVIPLNCARMEIEDINTVLQKILFEFPVREISINLPKWIEGLDPNHWLKNQILYTIKSALDNTEKIKDIDNLTYQFEGENVEVLTGAEISNIDLGKGIANVKMHTKEGLFYEILQELTGYKIEGDHQLLSLMKSFSKAKKEYDRVEEAINSAKTLGYGVVPPGLDEMQLDEPEIFKQGSRFGVKLRANAPSLHMIRADITTEVSPLVGTEKQSEDLLNYMMKEFETDPKQIWETNMFGKSLHDLVKEQLQSKLFMMPDDVRFKLQKTLQKIIDEGSRNLICIII; encoded by the coding sequence ATGGAACGGTTCGACATATATAAAGATATATCGGAAAGAACCCAGGGAGACATATACATAGGAGTAGTAGGACCTGTAAGAACTGGAAAATCAACATTCATAAAGAGGTTTATGGACTTACTTGTTATACCCAACATAGAAAATGTATATAGAAAAGAAAGAACTAAGGATGAATTACCACAAAGCGGAACTGGAAAAACTATTATGACAACGGAGCCTAAATTTGTGCCAAATGAAGCTATAGAGATATTATTAAAGGATAATGCAAAATTTAAAGTAAGAATGATTGATTGTGTTGGTTATCTAGTTAAGGGTGCTTTAGGCCATCAAGAGGAAGGTCTGCCTAGGATGGTAATGACTCCATGGTTTGAAAATGAAATACCATTTGAGGAAGCCGCAGAAATAGGGACTAAGAAGGTTATAACTGATCATTCAACAATTGGATTAATGGTGACCACCGACGGTTCTATAACAGATATTGACAGGGATAATTATATAGAGTCTGAAGAAAGGGTAGTAAAGGAACTGAAGGAACTTAAAAAACCATTTGTGATACTGCTTAATTCCATAGATCCAAGTTCCAATGAAGCAGTAAAGCTAAAGGCTGAGTTAGAAGAAAAACATAATGTTCCTGTGATACCATTAAATTGTGCAAGGATGGAAATAGAAGATATAAATACTGTATTACAGAAAATTCTATTTGAGTTCCCAGTAAGAGAAATATCCATCAATTTACCTAAATGGATAGAGGGTCTAGATCCAAATCATTGGCTGAAGAATCAAATATTATACACCATAAAGTCAGCCCTTGATAACACAGAAAAAATTAAGGATATTGACAATCTAACATACCAGTTTGAAGGCGAGAATGTAGAAGTTTTAACCGGTGCAGAAATAAGTAACATCGATCTAGGCAAAGGTATAGCAAACGTAAAAATGCACACCAAGGAAGGCTTATTTTATGAGATATTACAAGAACTTACAGGATATAAGATTGAAGGTGACCATCAGCTTCTAAGTCTAATGAAATCCTTCTCCAAGGCTAAAAAGGAATATGATAGAGTCGAAGAAGCAATCAATAGTGCCAAAACCCTTGGATATGGCGTTGTGCCACCGGGCTTAGATGAAATGCAGCTTGATGAGCCAGAGATATTTAAGCAGGGAAGTAGATTTGGAGTGAAACTAAGGGCCAATGCTCCATCCTTACATATGATTAGAGCAGATATTACCACTGAAGTATCACCACTTGTAGGAACAGAGAAGCAAAGTGAAGATTTACTCAATTACATGATGAAGGAATTTGAAACTGATCCTAAGCAGATATGGGAAACAAACATGTTCGGGAAATCTTTACATGATCTAGTGAAGGAACAGCTTCAAAGTAAGCTATTTATGATGCCCGATGATGTTAGATTCAAGCTTCAAAAAACACTTCAAAAGATCATAGATGAAGGTAGTAGAAATCTAATATGTATTATCATTTAA
- a CDS encoding DUF5665 domain-containing protein gives MPDKRMMSLENKLENISVALEKSKISEYTEIINNPKRLLIVNFVGGLARGLGMAIGFTLLAAILIYFVKQLVDLPLIGKYIAELIDIIENYR, from the coding sequence ATGCCTGATAAAAGAATGATGTCATTGGAAAACAAATTAGAAAATATTTCAGTGGCATTAGAGAAATCGAAAATATCTGAATATACAGAAATAATCAATAATCCTAAGAGATTGTTAATAGTCAATTTTGTTGGGGGATTGGCACGTGGACTGGGTATGGCTATAGGCTTTACTTTGCTCGCGGCAATACTAATTTATTTTGTAAAACAGTTAGTAGACCTTCCATTAATAGGAAAGTATATAGCGGAGTTAATAGATATAATTGAGAACTACAGATAG
- a CDS encoding RluA family pseudouridine synthase, with protein MKDIKLIVENIEDGIRLDLYISKELNDISRSYVQKLIQQGKVRVNDKVIDSKKYKINENDIIDIAIPEPEKLELAPEDIPICIVYEDNDVIVVNKPQGMVVHPAPGHYNGTLVNALLYHSKNLSSINGIIRPGIVHRIDKDTSGLLMVAKNNNSHNFLAAQLKEHSINRIYIALVHGNIKTNSGTIDAPIGRHPVNRLKWAVTEKNSKRAVTHFKVLERYNEYTLTQLKLETGRTHQIRVHMAYLGYPLVGDPLYGIKKKKFNLNGQALHAKVLGFVHPTTLEYMEFNSILPNHFEDLLGKIKGT; from the coding sequence TTGAAGGACATTAAATTAATTGTTGAAAATATTGAAGATGGTATCAGGTTAGATTTATATATATCTAAGGAATTAAATGATATTTCTCGTTCCTATGTACAGAAATTAATTCAGCAGGGGAAAGTAAGAGTTAATGATAAAGTAATTGATTCAAAGAAATATAAGATAAATGAAAATGATATTATAGATATAGCAATTCCAGAGCCTGAAAAACTAGAATTAGCGCCTGAAGATATTCCAATTTGTATTGTTTATGAGGATAATGATGTTATAGTAGTAAACAAACCTCAAGGCATGGTTGTTCATCCGGCTCCAGGCCACTATAATGGTACACTAGTAAACGCATTATTATATCACTCAAAAAATTTATCTTCTATAAATGGAATAATAAGACCGGGAATTGTTCATAGGATCGATAAGGATACATCGGGACTATTAATGGTAGCCAAAAATAATAACTCTCATAATTTTCTAGCTGCTCAATTAAAGGAACACAGTATTAATAGGATTTATATTGCTTTAGTCCATGGAAACATTAAAACTAATAGTGGTACAATCGACGCACCCATAGGAAGACATCCTGTTAACAGACTAAAATGGGCTGTTACGGAAAAAAATTCAAAACGAGCCGTTACTCATTTTAAGGTATTAGAAAGATACAATGAGTATACTTTAACTCAGCTCAAACTAGAAACTGGGCGTACGCATCAGATTAGGGTACATATGGCATATTTAGGATATCCCTTAGTTGGAGACCCATTATATGGTATAAAAAAGAAAAAATTTAATTTGAATGGTCAGGCCCTCCATGCCAAGGTATTAGGATTTGTACATCCAACCACATTGGAATATATGGAGTTTAATAGCATACTTCCTAATCACTTTGAAGATTTACTTGGAAAAATTAAAGGGACATAG
- a CDS encoding YggT family protein yields MWRLSEAISYFIRVLNFLIIARALFSWFSRDYSNPIYNFLYQITEPILAPFRMLQEKIGFRGMIDFSPILAIITLDILGNLIRGLL; encoded by the coding sequence ATGTGGAGATTGAGTGAGGCAATCAGTTATTTTATAAGGGTATTAAATTTCCTTATTATTGCTAGGGCGTTATTTTCTTGGTTTAGTAGAGATTACTCAAATCCAATATATAATTTTTTATATCAGATAACGGAACCAATTTTGGCACCCTTTAGAATGCTTCAAGAAAAGATAGGTTTTAGGGGAATGATTGATTTTTCTCCAATATTAGCTATTATAACATTGGACATTCTAGGAAATTTGATTAGAGGACTACTATAG